The following proteins are co-located in the Echinicola sp. 20G genome:
- a CDS encoding energy transducer TonB, translating to MKHLIIGILLFLSNASFGQHLIPLNQYGEEITDTIKFHPEKYRKHFFEDNEKSIDHYFNHDLKITAMVINLKDPEKGNYLTIRTEYDSLGQKSKTVHTDRINKVNEIHYYENNEIVRKYFIKGTIITGQKLEGDAITELNRILEECSFEDSKQAMKHVQDNLRYPANARYHREMGTVKAALHISKEGKLSKIVIANPEEVSVNLQNEVIRIWSKYKGKFYPAYDLEGNPIESYFIVPTRFKLS from the coding sequence ATGAAACATCTAATAATTGGCATCCTTCTTTTTTTGAGCAATGCATCGTTTGGGCAACACCTAATTCCGCTAAACCAATACGGTGAAGAAATCACAGATACCATAAAATTCCATCCTGAGAAATACAGAAAACATTTTTTTGAAGATAATGAAAAATCGATCGACCATTATTTTAATCATGATCTTAAAATAACTGCCATGGTAATCAACCTAAAAGATCCCGAGAAAGGAAATTACCTTACCATCAGGACTGAATATGATAGTCTTGGTCAGAAATCAAAAACAGTCCATACCGATAGAATCAATAAGGTAAATGAAATACACTATTATGAAAACAATGAAATAGTTCGGAAATATTTCATCAAAGGAACCATTATCACAGGACAAAAACTCGAAGGAGACGCAATCACAGAATTAAACAGAATCCTTGAAGAATGTAGTTTTGAAGATAGTAAACAAGCTATGAAACACGTTCAAGACAACCTTAGATATCCCGCCAATGCCAGATACCATAGAGAAATGGGTACGGTCAAAGCAGCACTACATATATCCAAAGAAGGTAAACTTAGCAAAATAGTAATAGCCAACCCAGAAGAAGTTTCTGTAAACCTTCAAAATGAAGTTATTAGAATATGGAGTAAGTACAAGGGGAAATTTTATCCAGCTTATGACTTGGAAGGAAATCCTATTGAGTCTTATTTCATCGTTCCTACTAGGTTTAAGTTGAGTTAA
- a CDS encoding TIM-barrel domain-containing protein — MNTKKLLMAICYLVLIGACSTPEQNLYHQTEKGVILSLPPSDDDSAPQIIRMEVISEKIIRVSATKGSEIATDESLMITNKLPQTPKWELKESEDSLIINTTYLQTSVSKTTGEVIFKDSTGKTLLREAKHGKSFSPNPEVPDGNMYTFSQSFDSSDKEVFYGLGQQQTGVFNYKGYHVDLTQYNSVVAVPFMVSSKNYGILWDNYSITKFGDDREPVPLSELRLFDQSGKEGFLTAIYANDRNTPEKGLVEQEGNIAYQFLDDMDKIPESFDMANGVVSWKGKVQGHQKGVHQFYMTYSGYLKVWLDGKLLVDRWRESWNPGPVVFGHELNGEPVDFKIEWIPESNQSFISLKYLPPSPLKTNDTFTFKSEAGKKLDYYFIAGNDIDAIISGYRQLTGKAQIMPKWAFGFWQSRERYKTQEEVLNTVAEYRKRQIPLDNIVQDWSYWPEKAWGSHDFDSTRFPDPDKMIDMLHKDYHTHVMISVWPKFYEGIEHYKQFEAHGWLYKQNIENRQRDWIGEGYISTFYDAFNPDARKMFWEQINDKLYSKGIDAWWLDATEPDILSNASIKHRKTLMNPTAEGSATEFFNGYSLVNAKGIYEGQRSTNPDKRVFILTRSAFPGIQRYGAATWSGDIASRFDELEQQIPAGLNFSLSGLPYWTTDIGGFFVENKYDRPDPQGDDLEEWRELNTRWYQYGTFTPLYRSHGQYPYREVFNIAPEGHPAYESIVFYNKLRYRLMPYIYSLAGKVYHEDYTIMRPLVMDFNNDPATLEIKDQFMFGPALMVNPVYKYQADSRQIYFPKESGWYDLLTGEYHVGGEIKTVSAPYEKIPLFVREGSIIPFGPSIQYTGEKPADEITLMVYAGKDGEFDLYEDENTNYNYEKGQYTIIPIQYNDQNKTLTIGNREGSFPGMLEQRRFKIVLVTHDQPVPLSFDHMEGVIVDYNGEAKIIEIE, encoded by the coding sequence ATGAATACCAAAAAGTTGTTGATGGCCATTTGCTATTTGGTCCTTATAGGGGCATGCTCTACTCCAGAGCAAAACCTATATCATCAGACGGAAAAAGGAGTTATCCTCTCCCTTCCCCCATCAGATGATGATTCAGCGCCTCAAATCATAAGGATGGAAGTCATTAGTGAAAAAATCATCAGGGTATCCGCTACCAAAGGCTCTGAAATAGCAACCGATGAAAGCCTTATGATCACTAACAAACTTCCCCAAACTCCAAAATGGGAGCTAAAGGAAAGTGAAGATTCTTTGATTATCAATACAACTTACCTCCAAACCTCAGTATCAAAAACTACTGGAGAAGTAATTTTTAAAGACTCCACAGGTAAAACCCTCCTTCGGGAAGCCAAGCACGGAAAATCATTTTCTCCTAATCCTGAAGTTCCAGATGGAAACATGTATACCTTTTCCCAAAGTTTTGATAGCTCAGATAAGGAAGTTTTTTATGGCCTTGGTCAGCAGCAAACTGGTGTGTTCAATTACAAAGGTTACCATGTTGATCTTACTCAGTACAACTCTGTAGTTGCCGTTCCTTTTATGGTGTCAAGCAAAAATTATGGAATTCTTTGGGACAATTATTCAATTACCAAATTCGGGGATGACCGGGAGCCAGTTCCCCTGTCCGAGTTGAGGTTATTTGATCAGTCTGGAAAAGAGGGATTTTTGACTGCGATTTATGCCAATGACCGCAATACTCCAGAAAAGGGTTTAGTGGAACAGGAAGGTAATATTGCTTACCAATTCCTAGATGATATGGATAAAATTCCAGAATCATTTGATATGGCTAATGGAGTGGTTAGCTGGAAAGGAAAAGTTCAAGGGCATCAAAAAGGTGTACACCAATTCTATATGACCTACTCTGGATACTTAAAAGTATGGCTCGATGGAAAACTGTTGGTGGACAGATGGAGAGAAAGTTGGAATCCAGGTCCAGTTGTTTTTGGCCATGAACTTAATGGTGAACCTGTTGACTTTAAAATAGAGTGGATTCCTGAATCCAACCAATCATTTATCAGTCTTAAATATTTGCCACCTTCTCCTCTAAAAACCAATGATACTTTTACATTTAAATCAGAAGCAGGAAAAAAACTGGATTATTATTTTATAGCGGGGAATGATATCGATGCCATTATCTCAGGCTATCGGCAATTGACCGGAAAAGCTCAAATTATGCCTAAATGGGCATTTGGCTTCTGGCAAAGCCGGGAAAGGTATAAAACACAAGAAGAAGTACTGAACACGGTGGCCGAATATCGTAAAAGGCAAATTCCACTCGATAACATCGTTCAAGATTGGTCTTATTGGCCAGAAAAAGCTTGGGGAAGTCATGATTTTGACAGCACCAGGTTTCCTGATCCTGATAAAATGATCGATATGCTTCACAAGGATTACCATACCCATGTAATGATTTCTGTCTGGCCAAAGTTTTATGAAGGCATTGAGCACTATAAACAATTTGAAGCGCATGGTTGGCTTTATAAACAAAATATAGAAAACCGACAACGTGATTGGATCGGAGAAGGGTATATCAGTACATTTTATGATGCTTTTAACCCGGATGCCAGAAAAATGTTCTGGGAACAAATCAATGATAAATTGTACAGCAAGGGAATAGATGCCTGGTGGCTGGACGCTACAGAACCTGACATCCTTTCCAATGCTTCCATCAAACACCGAAAGACATTAATGAACCCCACAGCCGAAGGGTCAGCCACTGAGTTTTTCAATGGCTACTCTTTGGTAAATGCTAAGGGAATTTATGAAGGACAACGCAGCACCAACCCAGATAAAAGGGTATTTATCCTTACCAGGTCTGCATTTCCCGGCATACAACGATATGGTGCAGCTACTTGGAGTGGAGACATTGCCTCCCGGTTTGATGAATTGGAACAGCAAATTCCGGCAGGTCTAAATTTTTCACTTTCTGGACTTCCCTATTGGACAACGGATATCGGAGGATTCTTTGTAGAAAACAAATATGACCGGCCTGACCCGCAAGGAGATGATCTGGAAGAGTGGCGAGAACTTAATACCCGTTGGTATCAATATGGGACGTTTACACCGCTCTATCGATCACATGGTCAATACCCCTATCGAGAAGTGTTTAATATTGCCCCAGAAGGACATCCTGCTTACGAATCGATTGTTTTTTATAATAAACTGAGGTACAGATTGATGCCTTATATTTATTCACTTGCTGGAAAAGTATATCATGAGGATTATACGATCATGAGGCCTTTGGTCATGGACTTTAATAATGACCCTGCCACCTTAGAAATTAAAGATCAATTTATGTTTGGACCGGCACTCATGGTAAATCCTGTTTACAAATATCAAGCAGATAGCCGTCAAATATATTTTCCAAAAGAAAGTGGTTGGTATGACTTGCTTACTGGCGAATATCATGTTGGTGGTGAAATCAAAACAGTGTCAGCGCCATATGAAAAGATTCCATTATTTGTTAGGGAAGGTAGTATTATTCCATTTGGCCCTTCCATCCAATATACTGGAGAAAAGCCTGCTGATGAAATCACCTTGATGGTATATGCCGGAAAGGATGGGGAATTTGATTTGTATGAGGATGAAAACACTAACTATAATTATGAAAAAGGACAATACACTATCATCCCAATCCAATACAATGACCAAAACAAGACATTAACAATTGGTAACAGGGAAGGTAGTTTTCCTGGTATGCTTGAACAAAGAAGGTTCAAAATTGTTCTAGTCACTCATGACCAGCCTGTTCCCTTAAGTTTTGATCATATGGAAGGAGTGATTGTTGACTATAATGGAGAAGCTAAGATTATTGAAATTGAATAA
- the acnA gene encoding aconitate hydratase AcnA — MSLDPYNIKKQLESAKGTLNYWSLEALEDQGHEVKKLPFSVRILLENALRNYDDFAITKEHTETLLNWKPERSDKDIPYKPARVLMQDFTGVPAVVDIASLRAEAVRKGKDPQKINPLIPVDLVVDHSVQVDYFGTNYSYKKNVDVEYERNGERYEFLKWAQKSFDNFSVVPPGMGICHQVNLEYLAQGVIERDGNVFPDTLVGTDSHTPMVNGIGVVGWGVGGIEAEAALLGQPIYFIMPEVVGLKLTGKLPLGTTATDMVLTITELLRKHGVVGKFVEVFGPGLDNLTVPDRATISNMSPEFGCTVTYFPIDDRTLDYMEKTNRPKDQIKLVEDYAKANMLWRKDEELINYSSLVELDLSTVEPTVSGPKRPQDKILVRNFKEKFGDLLQEVHGREYIPIDKRDKSRWFSEGGGQPVDEPGDLPDDVEIATKTKKGLKTVEVKINNEEFALSDGSIVIAAITSCTNTSNPSVMIGAGLVAQKARERGLDVKPWVKTSLAPGSKVVTDYLEASGLLDDLEALRFHVVGYGCTSCIGNSGPLPKHIAHAVEENDLVVASVLSGNRNFEARVHPQVKMNYLMSPMLVVAYALAGRVDVDLNNEPLGYDPNLEPVYLKDIWPSNDEIFEVMGKVLSPGDFEKNYGEIFEGNEQWKSLEAPSDQVYKWSDKSTYIKEAPFFKGISSEVPIPQNIVNGHVLLKLGDSITTDHISPAGAFAESSPAGQYLVGRGVEKKNFNSYGSRRGNDEVMVRGTFANVRIKNQLATREGGYTTHIPSGEEMTIFEAAEKYIATDTPLVVLAGKEYGSGSSRDWAAKGTNLLGIKAVIAESYERIHRSNLVGMGVLPLQYQDGQSAASLGLEGNEKISIVGISDGLSPLKKLEVTAEKDGDAKVNFEVICRLDSEVEVAYYKNGGILHYVLRQFLKQD, encoded by the coding sequence ATGTCACTCGATCCGTACAACATCAAAAAACAACTTGAGTCAGCAAAGGGAACCTTGAATTATTGGAGTTTGGAAGCATTGGAGGACCAAGGTCATGAGGTCAAAAAACTTCCATTTTCAGTGAGAATTCTGCTGGAAAATGCCCTCAGAAACTACGATGATTTTGCGATTACCAAGGAACATACAGAAACACTTTTAAACTGGAAACCTGAGCGGTCGGACAAGGATATTCCTTACAAACCGGCACGAGTGCTGATGCAGGACTTTACAGGTGTACCGGCTGTTGTCGATATTGCTTCCTTGAGGGCTGAGGCTGTCAGAAAAGGGAAAGACCCACAGAAAATTAACCCACTTATTCCTGTAGATTTGGTGGTGGACCATTCTGTTCAAGTAGATTATTTTGGTACAAATTATTCCTACAAGAAGAATGTGGATGTCGAGTACGAGCGAAATGGAGAACGCTATGAGTTTTTAAAGTGGGCCCAAAAATCATTTGATAATTTCTCGGTGGTCCCGCCAGGCATGGGGATTTGTCACCAAGTAAACTTGGAATATTTGGCACAAGGTGTAATAGAACGCGATGGAAATGTTTTTCCAGATACTTTGGTAGGAACAGACTCACATACCCCAATGGTCAATGGAATAGGTGTTGTAGGTTGGGGAGTAGGAGGTATTGAAGCTGAGGCGGCGCTTTTGGGCCAACCCATCTATTTTATCATGCCTGAAGTGGTGGGGTTAAAGTTGACTGGGAAATTGCCTCTAGGGACGACCGCAACAGACATGGTATTAACCATTACCGAATTGCTTAGAAAACATGGAGTGGTAGGTAAGTTTGTAGAGGTATTTGGGCCTGGATTGGATAACCTGACTGTGCCGGATAGGGCAACCATTTCAAATATGTCGCCTGAATTTGGCTGTACGGTAACCTATTTTCCAATTGATGACCGCACCTTGGATTATATGGAAAAGACCAACCGCCCCAAAGACCAGATCAAATTGGTGGAGGATTATGCCAAAGCCAATATGCTATGGAGAAAGGATGAGGAATTGATCAATTATAGCAGTTTGGTTGAACTTGATTTAAGTACCGTGGAGCCAACTGTTTCTGGTCCTAAGCGTCCTCAGGATAAGATTTTGGTTAGAAACTTCAAAGAAAAATTTGGAGACTTACTTCAGGAGGTCCATGGAAGAGAATACATTCCAATTGACAAAAGAGATAAAAGTAGGTGGTTCAGTGAGGGAGGTGGCCAGCCAGTGGATGAGCCTGGTGATTTACCAGATGATGTTGAAATAGCCACCAAGACCAAAAAGGGGCTAAAAACGGTAGAAGTAAAAATCAATAATGAAGAGTTTGCATTATCGGATGGAAGCATTGTCATAGCAGCGATTACCTCCTGTACCAATACTTCCAATCCAAGTGTGATGATCGGTGCTGGCCTGGTAGCTCAAAAAGCCCGTGAGAGAGGATTGGATGTGAAACCATGGGTCAAGACTTCTTTGGCTCCAGGGTCAAAGGTTGTAACAGATTATTTGGAAGCTTCAGGCCTTTTAGATGATTTGGAGGCCCTACGCTTCCATGTGGTTGGTTATGGTTGTACATCTTGTATCGGGAATTCAGGACCATTGCCAAAGCACATAGCACATGCCGTTGAGGAGAATGACTTGGTGGTTGCTTCGGTATTATCAGGAAATAGGAATTTTGAAGCTAGGGTGCACCCACAGGTAAAAATGAATTATTTGATGTCTCCCATGCTGGTAGTAGCCTATGCCTTGGCAGGAAGGGTAGATGTGGACCTCAATAACGAACCATTGGGTTATGACCCGAATTTAGAGCCTGTTTATTTGAAAGATATTTGGCCAAGTAATGATGAGATTTTTGAAGTGATGGGCAAAGTGCTTAGCCCAGGCGATTTTGAAAAGAATTACGGAGAAATCTTTGAAGGAAATGAACAGTGGAAAAGCCTAGAAGCACCAAGTGATCAAGTATACAAATGGTCAGATAAATCGACATACATTAAGGAAGCTCCATTTTTCAAGGGGATTTCCAGTGAAGTGCCAATTCCTCAAAATATTGTGAATGGTCATGTGTTGCTAAAGTTGGGAGATTCCATTACTACAGACCACATTTCTCCAGCAGGTGCTTTTGCGGAATCCTCTCCAGCAGGTCAGTATTTAGTGGGAAGAGGAGTGGAGAAGAAAAATTTTAATTCATATGGTTCTAGGCGTGGTAATGATGAGGTGATGGTCAGAGGAACGTTTGCCAATGTTCGGATAAAAAATCAATTGGCAACCCGCGAAGGAGGTTACACAACCCACATTCCTTCGGGAGAAGAAATGACCATTTTTGAAGCTGCAGAAAAATATATAGCAACAGATACGCCATTGGTGGTGTTGGCAGGAAAGGAATATGGCAGTGGCTCCTCAAGGGATTGGGCTGCCAAAGGGACTAATCTTTTGGGAATTAAAGCCGTTATTGCTGAAAGTTATGAGCGTATTCACCGTTCTAACTTAGTTGGAATGGGTGTATTGCCTTTGCAATATCAAGACGGGCAGTCTGCTGCTAGCTTGGGTCTAGAAGGAAATGAAAAGATCAGTATAGTAGGGATAAGTGATGGATTGAGTCCATTGAAAAAACTGGAAGTGACAGCAGAGAAAGACGGAGATGCCAAAGTCAATTTTGAAGTAATTTGTCGATTGGATTCGGAAGTGGAAGTGGCTTACTATAAAAATGGAGGTATACTCCATTATGTATTAAGACAATTCCTAAAACAAGATTAA
- a CDS encoding endonuclease/exonuclease/phosphatase family protein: protein MPLVKKDYWTFRVFDYPRFQKLILISTLIILWFFEDYNELRKVDFAILTILILLFFYLLKQIIPYSPFSTKMVKSAYKKDKTTLSLLTGNVYQYNRDYAKCLDLIEKISPDVFMLVETDQAWADEVAKLKKDYEYHVELPLDNTYGMLFYSKIPLMNTSINYLIDEDIPSIFTDLDLGDQVVRIYGIHPTPPVPGENTHSTERDAEILLVGEKAKAYGKPCIIMGDLNDVAWSYTTELFLKISGMGDPRRGRGMYNTFHAKYPMLRWPLDHIFVSNHFKVKKLKVQPGIGSDHFPISIELVLDETVENEELKADQEEKIEAKEKIISGIEF from the coding sequence ATGCCATTAGTAAAAAAAGACTATTGGACCTTTAGGGTTTTTGATTATCCACGCTTCCAAAAGCTAATATTGATATCGACATTGATAATTCTTTGGTTTTTTGAAGATTACAATGAATTACGAAAAGTAGATTTTGCCATCCTAACGATACTTATATTACTCTTTTTTTACCTTTTAAAGCAAATCATCCCCTATTCTCCCTTCAGTACCAAAATGGTAAAATCTGCCTATAAGAAGGATAAAACCACTTTGTCCCTTCTCACCGGAAATGTCTATCAATACAACAGGGACTATGCTAAATGCTTGGACTTAATCGAAAAAATTTCACCAGATGTTTTTATGCTGGTTGAAACAGATCAAGCTTGGGCTGATGAAGTGGCTAAACTTAAGAAAGATTATGAGTACCATGTTGAGTTACCTCTGGACAATACATACGGCATGCTGTTTTATTCCAAAATACCATTAATGAATACCTCTATCAATTACTTGATTGATGAAGATATTCCTTCCATTTTTACAGATTTGGATCTAGGTGATCAAGTCGTTAGGATTTACGGCATTCACCCTACACCTCCTGTGCCTGGAGAAAATACCCACAGCACTGAGCGCGATGCAGAAATCCTTTTGGTAGGTGAAAAGGCAAAAGCCTACGGAAAACCATGTATCATAATGGGAGATCTCAATGATGTTGCGTGGAGTTATACGACGGAACTCTTTCTAAAAATTAGCGGAATGGGTGACCCTAGAAGAGGGAGGGGTATGTACAATACTTTCCATGCAAAATACCCTATGCTTAGATGGCCTCTAGACCATATTTTCGTCAGTAATCATTTCAAGGTGAAAAAGCTAAAAGTACAACCTGGTATTGGTTCTGACCACTTTCCGATTAGCATCGAACTGGTATTGGACGAAACAGTGGAAAATGAAGAGTTAAAAGCTGATCAGGAAGAGAAAATAGAGGCAAAGGAGAAAATTATCAGCGGCATTGAATTTTAA
- a CDS encoding MlaD family protein produces the protein MRNDNKKSVVVGIFVLIGIIIAVSGILTLGAQQKIFVKSVKLKAVFDDVEGLQPGNNVWFSGVKIGTVTSIKFYGDSQVEIEMNVDADTKEFIRKDSKATISSDGLIGNKIIVIYGGTTQAPAIEDGDRLQAVMPLDTDNMMETLQENNQNLVSITNDLKVLTGKIANGEGIVGAVLTDSLLAENFKKIMTNLEQTASNSSRMTADLKNFSSGLNKEGTLLYELSTDTTVFNSLRKTANEFEKTSEEASAAAANFKDASGKLTTTDNAIGMLLNDEEFAEFIKSSLENTETTTELLNENLEALKYAWIMRKAHKRKEKAEAKAAEEAAKE, from the coding sequence ATGAGAAATGATAATAAGAAATCAGTAGTTGTCGGGATCTTCGTACTGATAGGGATCATTATTGCAGTATCTGGAATTTTGACTTTAGGTGCTCAACAGAAAATTTTTGTAAAGAGTGTAAAACTGAAGGCGGTTTTTGACGATGTGGAAGGTCTGCAGCCAGGAAATAATGTATGGTTTTCTGGGGTGAAAATAGGAACCGTAACTTCCATTAAGTTTTATGGAGATTCCCAAGTGGAAATCGAAATGAATGTGGATGCCGATACGAAGGAATTCATTAGAAAAGACTCTAAGGCAACCATTAGCTCAGATGGTTTGATCGGTAACAAAATCATTGTGATTTACGGAGGAACCACCCAAGCACCTGCAATTGAGGATGGGGATAGGTTACAGGCTGTGATGCCGTTGGATACGGATAACATGATGGAGACCTTACAAGAGAATAATCAAAATTTGGTTTCTATTACCAATGACCTAAAGGTGCTGACAGGTAAAATCGCCAATGGGGAAGGTATTGTTGGTGCAGTATTGACAGATAGTCTGTTGGCTGAAAATTTCAAGAAAATCATGACTAACTTGGAGCAAACCGCCAGCAACAGCAGCCGAATGACTGCCGACTTGAAAAATTTCTCATCAGGGCTGAATAAAGAAGGTACTTTACTTTATGAACTATCTACAGATACAACTGTATTCAATAGCTTGAGAAAAACAGCAAATGAGTTTGAAAAGACCAGTGAAGAGGCTTCAGCGGCAGCTGCCAATTTCAAAGATGCCAGTGGGAAGCTCACCACAACTGACAATGCAATCGGCATGCTTTTGAATGATGAGGAATTTGCTGAATTCATTAAGAGCTCTCTTGAAAATACCGAAACCACGACCGAGTTGCTAAATGAAAACTTGGAAGCATTGAAATATGCTTGGATCATGAGAAAGGCGCATAAAAGAAAAGAAAAAGCAGAAGCCAAAGCAGCCGAAGAGGCGGCTAAGGAATAG
- a CDS encoding ABC transporter ATP-binding protein, giving the protein MREKVVEVRGLMKSFGDLDVLMGVDLDLYKGENVVVLGKSGTGKSVLIKIMVGLLTQDEGKMQVLGREVSKLSSKELNDLRLKIGFSFQASALYDSMTVRENLEFPLVRNVKGLTKGEKNKMVEEVLDAVGLSQTINQMPSELSGGQRKRIGIARTLILKPEIMLYDEPTAGLDPITCSDINNLINEVRENYNTSSIIITHDLTCARDTGDRVAVLLDGVFGSEGKFEDVFGNPSDQRVKSFYDYNFIK; this is encoded by the coding sequence ATGAGAGAAAAGGTAGTAGAAGTAAGAGGGTTAATGAAGTCTTTTGGGGACCTTGATGTGCTCATGGGCGTTGATCTGGATTTGTACAAAGGTGAGAATGTTGTAGTATTAGGTAAATCTGGGACTGGCAAATCGGTTTTGATCAAGATCATGGTTGGTCTTTTGACGCAGGACGAAGGCAAGATGCAGGTTCTGGGTAGAGAGGTATCTAAGTTATCTTCAAAGGAATTAAACGATTTAAGATTAAAGATTGGGTTTTCTTTTCAAGCCAGTGCGTTGTACGATAGTATGACTGTAAGAGAGAACTTGGAATTTCCCCTAGTAAGAAATGTTAAAGGGCTTACCAAAGGAGAGAAGAATAAGATGGTGGAAGAAGTGTTAGACGCCGTTGGACTCTCCCAAACCATCAACCAAATGCCATCAGAGTTGTCAGGTGGACAAAGAAAAAGAATCGGTATTGCCAGGACCCTGATCTTAAAGCCAGAGATTATGCTTTATGATGAACCAACAGCCGGCTTGGACCCAATTACCTGTAGTGATATCAATAACCTGATCAATGAAGTACGGGAAAACTACAATACTTCATCAATCATCATTACCCATGACTTGACCTGTGCCAGAGACACTGGCGATAGGGTGGCGGTACTTCTGGATGGAGTTTTTGGTTCAGAAGGCAAGTTTGAGGATGTTTTTGGAAATCCATCCGATCAAAGAGTGAAATCATTTTATGACTATAATTTCATTAAATAA
- a CDS encoding ABC transporter permease, whose translation MADKSTNKEHFLSPKIDKMMLGLADAFSFVRRFFKEVWFPPYEFKEVIRQCYQIGYNSLPLISLTGFIVGIVFTNQSRPSLSEFGATSWLPALISIAIVRAMGPLVTALIAAGKVGSSIGAEIGSMKVTEQIDAMEVSATNPFKFLVVTRVLATTFMIPILVMYTDFVALMGAFLSVSSNESVSFSTYFVQVFEAISFLDIFSSILKSLVFGFTIGIVGCYKGYHSSKGTEGVGKAANASVVLAMFLIFIEELLALQIVNFIRLS comes from the coding sequence ATGGCTGACAAATCAACTAACAAAGAGCATTTTCTAAGCCCCAAGATAGATAAAATGATGCTAGGTCTTGCAGACGCTTTTTCGTTTGTGAGGCGCTTCTTTAAGGAGGTGTGGTTTCCACCCTATGAGTTTAAGGAAGTTATCAGGCAATGTTATCAAATCGGATATAATTCATTGCCATTGATTTCTTTGACGGGCTTTATCGTAGGTATTGTTTTTACTAACCAGTCAAGACCTTCTCTCTCGGAATTTGGGGCTACTTCTTGGTTACCAGCATTGATTTCCATTGCCATTGTGAGGGCAATGGGCCCCTTGGTGACTGCACTGATTGCTGCTGGTAAGGTGGGATCCAGTATAGGGGCAGAAATAGGATCTATGAAAGTGACAGAACAGATTGATGCCATGGAGGTGTCAGCCACCAATCCTTTTAAGTTTTTAGTGGTGACACGAGTATTGGCAACGACCTTTATGATTCCTATTTTGGTGATGTATACGGATTTTGTGGCACTGATGGGAGCATTCCTTTCTGTCAGTAGCAATGAAAGCGTGAGTTTCTCCACCTATTTTGTACAGGTATTTGAGGCCATATCTTTTTTGGATATATTTTCTTCCATATTAAAGTCATTGGTATTCGGTTTTACCATTGGCATAGTTGGATGCTATAAAGGTTATCATTCTTCTAAAGGAACAGAAGGGGTAGGCAAAGCAGCCAATGCTTCCGTGGTCTTGGCGATGTTTTTGATCTTCATTGAAGAGTTGTTGGCCTTACAGATTGTTAACTTCATTAGATTGTCCTAA